A single genomic interval of Pseudodesulfovibrio sp. S3 harbors:
- the rpsS gene encoding 30S ribosomal protein S19 — protein sequence MPRSLKKGPFLDGHLIKKIQVAAENQDRRVIKTWSRRSTIVPEMVGMTFAVHNGRKFIPVFVTENMVGHKLGEFSPTRTYFGHVADKKK from the coding sequence ATGCCTAGATCTCTTAAAAAGGGCCCGTTCCTTGACGGTCACCTGATCAAGAAAATTCAAGTGGCTGCTGAAAATCAGGATCGCCGCGTGATCAAGACCTGGTCCCGTCGTTCCACGATCGTCCCCGAGATGGTCGGTATGACTTTCGCTGTCCATAATGGCCGGAAATTCATCCCCGTGTTCGTGACCGAAAACATGGTCGGACACAAGCTGGGTGAATTTTCCCCGACCCGTACTTATTTCGGCCACGTTGCCGACAAAAAGAAGTAG
- the rplV gene encoding 50S ribosomal protein L22, with translation MEAKAVAKFIRVSPRKTRIVADIIKGKNVEDALNILRFTPKKSAEILRKVLYSAVSNAEQMPGVDVDSLIVDTVMVNEGPTWKRIQPRAMGRAYRIRKRTSHITIVVKEQ, from the coding sequence ATGGAAGCCAAAGCAGTAGCAAAGTTCATTCGTGTGTCTCCGCGCAAAACCCGCATTGTTGCCGATATAATCAAGGGCAAGAATGTGGAAGACGCGCTCAACATCCTTCGGTTCACTCCCAAGAAGTCTGCCGAGATTTTGAGAAAAGTGCTTTATTCCGCTGTTTCCAACGCGGAACAGATGCCCGGAGTCGATGTCGATTCCCTGATCGTTGATACGGTCATGGTCAACGAAGGTCCTACCTGGAAGCGTATCCAGCCGCGTGCCATGGGCCGCGCTTATCGCATCAGGAAGCGTACCAGTCACATTACCATAGTAGTGAAGGAACAGTAG
- the rpsC gene encoding 30S ribosomal protein S3 codes for MGQKVHPYGFRLGYNKNWLSRWYSKKDYPAFVLQDDQVRKFVKKKLFQAGVSRIEIERAGGKIRLIIHTARPGIVIGRKGVEIEKLREELRNKFQTEFTIEVNEIRRPEVEAQLVAESIAQQLERRIAFRRAMKRTVGLARKFGAEGIKVACAGRLAGAEIARGEWYRDGRVPLHTLRADIDYGFAEAATTYGVIGVKVWIFKGEILDKEVQQ; via the coding sequence ATGGGACAGAAAGTACATCCTTACGGTTTTCGTCTGGGGTATAACAAGAATTGGTTGTCCCGCTGGTACAGCAAAAAGGATTACCCTGCGTTCGTTCTTCAGGACGACCAGGTCCGCAAGTTCGTTAAGAAAAAACTGTTTCAAGCCGGCGTATCCCGTATCGAAATCGAACGGGCCGGCGGCAAGATTCGCCTGATCATCCACACCGCGCGTCCCGGTATTGTCATCGGTCGTAAGGGTGTAGAGATAGAAAAGTTGCGTGAAGAGTTGCGCAACAAGTTTCAAACTGAATTCACCATTGAGGTCAACGAGATCCGTCGACCGGAGGTTGAAGCTCAGCTCGTAGCTGAGAGTATTGCCCAGCAGCTCGAACGTCGAATTGCCTTCCGCCGTGCCATGAAGCGTACGGTGGGCCTTGCCAGGAAATTCGGTGCCGAGGGTATTAAAGTTGCGTGTGCAGGTCGCCTGGCTGGCGCCGAAATCGCACGCGGCGAGTGGTACCGTGATGGGCGTGTGCCTTTGCACACTCTCCGTGCCGACATCGACTACGGTTTTGCCGAGGCGGCCACCACCTACGGCGTGATCGGAGTCAAGGTCTGGATCTTCAAGGGTGAGATTCTGGACAAAGAGGTACAACAGTAA
- the rplP gene encoding 50S ribosomal protein L16 — translation MLAPKRVKFRKRQKGRLRGKAQRGNIVSFGDIGLKALEHGKITNQQIESARVAIMRHIKRGGKVWIRIFPDFPVTSKPAEVRMGKGKGAPDGWVAPVKPGRIMYEVKGVDIELAKEALKRASYKLPIKTSIVVKEGL, via the coding sequence ATGCTTGCTCCAAAAAGAGTAAAATTCAGAAAGCGGCAGAAAGGCCGCCTCAGAGGCAAGGCCCAACGGGGTAACATAGTGTCCTTCGGCGATATCGGCTTGAAGGCATTGGAGCACGGAAAGATCACAAACCAGCAGATTGAGTCCGCTCGTGTCGCCATCATGCGTCACATCAAGCGCGGCGGAAAGGTCTGGATTCGCATCTTCCCTGATTTCCCCGTCACCTCCAAGCCCGCGGAAGTCCGCATGGGTAAGGGTAAAGGTGCACCCGACGGCTGGGTTGCACCGGTGAAACCGGGTCGTATCATGTACGAAGTCAAGGGTGTTGACATCGAGCTTGCAAAGGAAGCCCTCAAGCGTGCCTCCTACAAGCTGCCGATCAAAACATCCATCGTTGTGAAGGAGGGTCTCTAA
- the rpmC gene encoding 50S ribosomal protein L29, with product MTSKELRELDDAKLTEKLSESQKELFSMRFKHATAQLENTTALSGVKKTIARILTIQRERQGA from the coding sequence ATGACTTCCAAGGAACTTCGTGAACTGGATGACGCCAAGCTGACAGAGAAGCTGTCCGAGTCTCAGAAAGAGCTGTTCTCCATGCGTTTTAAGCATGCGACTGCTCAGCTCGAGAATACCACGGCCCTCTCCGGCGTCAAAAAGACCATCGCCCGTATCCTGACTATTCAGCGGGAACGACAGGGAGCGTAA
- the rpsQ gene encoding 30S ribosomal protein S17 codes for MAEFKYQGNKRVLTGLVISDKADKTIVVRVETLVKHPLLKKYIRRRKKFMAHDPANDCGVGDKVQIVESRPISRRKRWHLVQILEKAV; via the coding sequence ATGGCTGAGTTTAAATACCAAGGCAACAAGCGCGTGCTCACCGGCCTGGTGATCTCCGACAAGGCTGACAAGACTATTGTCGTCCGCGTCGAGACCCTGGTGAAGCATCCGCTGCTGAAGAAGTACATCCGCCGCCGCAAGAAGTTCATGGCCCATGATCCGGCCAACGATTGCGGTGTTGGCGATAAGGTGCAGATTGTCGAATCGAGGCCCATTTCCCGGCGCAAGCGCTGGCATCTGGTTCAGATCCTCGAAAAGGCCGTTTAA
- the rplN gene encoding 50S ribosomal protein L14, with protein sequence MIQVESRLDVADNSGAKQVLCIKVLGGSKRRYASVGDIIVVSIKEAMPHSKVKKGSVMKAVVVRTKKELGRPDGSFIKFDNNSAVLLNNNMEPVGTRIFGPVARELRAAGFMKIVSLAPEVL encoded by the coding sequence ATGATACAAGTTGAATCCAGACTCGACGTGGCTGACAACTCCGGGGCCAAGCAGGTCCTGTGCATCAAGGTTCTTGGTGGTTCCAAGCGCCGTTATGCCAGCGTCGGAGATATTATCGTAGTGTCCATCAAAGAAGCCATGCCCCATTCCAAAGTGAAGAAGGGTTCGGTTATGAAGGCGGTTGTCGTTCGCACCAAGAAGGAACTCGGTCGTCCCGACGGTTCTTTCATCAAGTTCGACAACAATTCCGCCGTGCTGCTTAACAACAACATGGAGCCTGTCGGTACCCGTATCTTCGGTCCCGTCGCTCGTGAGTTGCGTGCTGCCGGTTTTATGAAGATCGTATCCCTCGCTCCCGAGGTCCTGTAA
- the rplX gene encoding 50S ribosomal protein L24: MMKTKIRKDDKVMVIAGKDKGKIGKVLKILKKQDKVLVEKVNMVQRHTKANPYAQQPGGIIEKEAPIHVSNVAVVCDACTKPTRVGYKKTEDGKKVRFCKKCNETFK; encoded by the coding sequence ATGATGAAGACTAAAATTCGCAAAGACGACAAGGTCATGGTCATCGCCGGGAAAGACAAGGGTAAGATCGGTAAGGTGTTGAAGATTCTCAAGAAGCAGGACAAAGTCCTGGTTGAGAAGGTGAACATGGTCCAGCGCCACACCAAAGCCAACCCCTACGCCCAGCAGCCCGGCGGTATTATCGAGAAGGAAGCCCCTATCCATGTATCCAATGTGGCCGTAGTATGCGATGCATGCACCAAGCCCACGCGGGTAGGGTACAAGAAGACTGAAGACGGCAAGAAGGTGCGCTTCTGCAAGAAGTGCAACGAAACCTTCAAATAG
- the rplE gene encoding 50S ribosomal protein L5, whose product MTRLEKEYNEKVVPELQKEYGYSSSMEIPRLVKISLNIGLGEASQNSKLIDAAAAELTAIAGQKAVVTLAKKSIAQFKLREGMPVGTRVTLRGDAMWDFYDKLVSFALPRVRDFRGVPDRGFDGRGNFTMGIKEHTIFPELDIDKVELVKGMNVTVCTTAKTDKEGKTLLDLLGMPFKK is encoded by the coding sequence ATGACACGTCTCGAAAAAGAATATAATGAAAAGGTTGTCCCCGAACTCCAGAAGGAGTACGGCTATTCCTCGTCCATGGAGATTCCCAGACTGGTGAAGATCTCCCTGAACATCGGACTCGGTGAAGCTAGCCAGAATAGCAAGCTCATCGATGCCGCTGCCGCGGAATTGACCGCCATCGCCGGCCAGAAGGCCGTCGTCACCCTGGCAAAGAAGTCCATCGCCCAGTTCAAGCTGCGCGAAGGCATGCCTGTCGGTACCCGTGTTACCTTGCGCGGCGATGCAATGTGGGACTTTTATGACAAGCTCGTGAGTTTCGCTCTGCCCCGTGTCCGCGACTTTCGCGGAGTTCCCGATCGCGGTTTCGACGGTCGTGGCAACTTCACCATGGGCATCAAGGAACACACCATCTTCCCTGAGCTTGACATCGATAAGGTTGAGTTAGTGAAGGGCATGAACGTGACCGTATGCACCACTGCCAAGACCGACAAGGAAGGCAAGACCCTGCTTGATCTCCTTGGCATGCCCTTTAAAAAGTAG
- a CDS encoding type Z 30S ribosomal protein S14, whose product MAKTSLRVKARRTPKFKVRGYNRCPICGRPRAFLRHYGICRICFRNKALAGELPGVRKASW is encoded by the coding sequence GTGGCCAAAACAAGCTTACGTGTTAAGGCACGCCGCACACCCAAGTTCAAGGTACGTGGTTACAATCGTTGTCCGATTTGTGGCCGTCCTCGGGCTTTTCTGAGGCACTACGGCATTTGTCGTATTTGCTTCCGTAACAAGGCTCTCGCCGGGGAACTTCCTGGCGTCCGCAAGGCGAGCTGGTAA
- the rpsH gene encoding 30S ribosomal protein S8: protein MAVVDPVADMLTRIRNAYGAYHTDVAVPVSKMKSSIAGILKEEGYITDYAVEDRDISITLKYTDGKPIVTGLKKVSKPGRRVYVGASDIPRVQNGIGICIVSTSKGLLEGAKAKEANVGGELLCEIW, encoded by the coding sequence ATGGCTGTTGTTGATCCTGTAGCCGACATGTTGACCCGCATTCGGAATGCGTATGGTGCTTATCACACAGATGTCGCCGTGCCTGTTTCCAAGATGAAATCTTCCATCGCGGGTATCCTGAAGGAAGAAGGTTATATCACCGACTACGCTGTCGAGGACAGGGACATCAGTATTACACTCAAGTACACTGACGGAAAACCGATCGTTACTGGCCTGAAAAAGGTCAGCAAGCCCGGTCGCCGCGTGTATGTAGGTGCTTCTGATATCCCCCGAGTCCAGAACGGCATCGGTATTTGTATCGTGTCCACCTCCAAAGGGCTGCTCGAAGGCGCCAAGGCCAAAGAGGCCAACGTCGGCGGCGAGCTGCTCTGCGAAATCTGGTAA
- the rplF gene encoding 50S ribosomal protein L6, with product MSRIGKNPIDIPSGVEVSVGASEIQVKGPKGTLNTPVDPAVEYKIEDGKVYVSRVDDSREARGQHGLRRSLLANCVDGVTKGFAKTLEVIGVGYKVSVQGQKVVLNVGFSHPVEFDLPAGLAAKAEGSKLTIEGIDKQLVGEIAAQIRRVRPPEPYKGKGIKYIDELIRRKAGKSGK from the coding sequence ATGTCTCGTATAGGAAAGAATCCCATCGATATCCCTTCGGGGGTTGAGGTGTCTGTCGGAGCCTCCGAAATCCAGGTCAAGGGCCCCAAGGGGACCTTGAATACTCCGGTCGATCCGGCCGTCGAGTATAAGATTGAGGATGGCAAGGTGTATGTTTCCCGTGTTGATGACTCCCGCGAAGCACGCGGTCAGCATGGCCTCCGTAGGTCTCTGCTCGCCAACTGCGTCGACGGCGTAACCAAGGGGTTTGCAAAGACCCTGGAAGTCATCGGTGTTGGATACAAGGTGTCCGTTCAGGGCCAGAAAGTTGTGCTCAACGTCGGGTTCTCCCACCCGGTAGAGTTCGATCTGCCCGCTGGCCTCGCGGCCAAGGCAGAAGGCTCCAAGCTGACTATCGAAGGCATCGACAAACAGCTTGTCGGTGAAATTGCGGCTCAGATTCGCCGCGTACGTCCGCCGGAACCCTACAAGGGCAAAGGCATCAAGTACATTGACGAATTGATCCGCCGCAAGGCTGGTAAGTCCGGTAAGTAG
- the rplR gene encoding 50S ribosomal protein L18, producing the protein MSKSKNEQRLRRKPRIRKKISGTEARPRLVVYRSNQHLYAQLVDDVNGVTLASASTQVLNKDGETLKANKDSATKVGKAIAEVALAKKIETCVFDRNGYIYHGKVKALADGAREGGLKF; encoded by the coding sequence ATGAGCAAAAGCAAGAATGAACAGAGGCTTCGTCGCAAGCCCCGCATCAGGAAAAAGATCTCCGGCACAGAAGCCAGGCCCCGCCTGGTGGTGTATCGTTCCAACCAGCATCTCTATGCACAGTTGGTCGATGATGTGAACGGAGTGACTCTCGCTTCCGCCAGCACTCAGGTGCTGAATAAGGACGGCGAGACTCTGAAGGCAAACAAGGACTCTGCAACCAAGGTGGGCAAGGCTATTGCCGAAGTCGCCCTGGCCAAGAAGATCGAGACCTGCGTCTTCGATCGTAATGGATACATCTATCACGGCAAGGTCAAAGCCCTTGCCGACGGCGCCCGCGAAGGCGGGCTGAAATTCTAG
- the rpsE gene encoding 30S ribosomal protein S5, with protein sequence MEQNESGLIEKIVYLNRVAKVVKGGRRFSFSCLVVVGDGEGGVGYGLGKANEVPEAIRKASERAKKNMINVPLLDGTLPYEVLGHFGAGRVMLKPASRGTGIIAGGPVRAIMEAVGVHDILTKAIGTNNPHNVLRATMAGLESLRSAEQVSALRGVPVSTPRK encoded by the coding sequence ATGGAACAAAATGAAAGTGGATTGATTGAAAAAATCGTCTACCTCAATCGCGTCGCCAAGGTTGTCAAAGGTGGCCGCCGTTTCAGCTTCAGCTGCCTGGTGGTCGTCGGTGACGGTGAAGGTGGAGTCGGATACGGGCTGGGCAAGGCCAATGAAGTGCCTGAAGCCATTCGCAAGGCGTCCGAGCGCGCCAAGAAGAACATGATCAATGTTCCTCTGCTGGATGGAACCCTTCCGTATGAGGTTCTGGGGCACTTCGGTGCAGGCCGCGTCATGCTCAAGCCTGCAAGCCGTGGTACCGGTATTATCGCCGGTGGTCCCGTTCGTGCGATCATGGAAGCCGTAGGCGTCCATGACATCCTGACCAAAGCTATCGGCACCAATAATCCGCACAACGTGCTGCGTGCCACCATGGCTGGTCTGGAATCCCTGCGGAGTGCAGAACAAGTGTCCGCCCTGCGTGGCGTTCCGGTTTCCACTCCCAGAAAGTAA
- the rpmD gene encoding 50S ribosomal protein L30 has product MIKVKQIKSKIACKPDQVKTLAALGLHKINHVKEHDDNPVIRGMIYKVRHLVEVIES; this is encoded by the coding sequence GTGATTAAAGTAAAACAGATAAAAAGCAAGATTGCGTGCAAGCCCGACCAGGTCAAGACCCTGGCAGCTCTGGGTCTGCACAAGATCAATCATGTTAAAGAGCACGATGACAATCCTGTCATCCGTGGCATGATCTATAAGGTCAGACACCTGGTGGAGGTTATCGAATCATGA
- the rplO gene encoding 50S ribosomal protein L15, with translation MRLHELYAFPEEYKNRKRIGRGSGSGTGKTAGKGHKGQNARAGGGVRPGFEGGQMPLARRLPKRGFKNLFREEYEAVNVGRLIAMFEGKDEITLADMYDRGVVKKGAAVKILGTGDVLKAVTIEAHRFSVTAADKIAKAGGTAKALEA, from the coding sequence ATGAGACTTCATGAACTCTACGCCTTCCCGGAAGAATACAAGAATCGCAAGCGCATAGGCCGTGGCTCCGGCTCCGGCACCGGCAAGACCGCCGGTAAGGGTCATAAGGGGCAGAACGCCCGTGCCGGTGGCGGGGTCCGCCCCGGTTTCGAGGGTGGCCAGATGCCCCTTGCCCGTCGTCTGCCCAAGCGCGGTTTCAAGAACCTCTTCCGCGAAGAATACGAAGCCGTGAACGTGGGTCGTCTGATTGCCATGTTTGAAGGCAAGGACGAAATCACCCTGGCCGACATGTATGATCGTGGCGTTGTCAAGAAAGGCGCTGCGGTCAAGATCCTCGGTACTGGTGATGTCTTGAAGGCTGTGACCATCGAAGCGCATCGCTTCAGTGTGACCGCTGCTGACAAGATTGCTAAGGCCGGTGGTACCGCCAAGGCCCTTGAGGCTTAA
- the secY gene encoding preprotein translocase subunit SecY has translation MSGVDNIARLPELRNKLLWTFALLAVYRMGIHIPIPGVDSAALTEFFAQAQNTLFGVFDMFSGGGLSKMSIFALGIMPYISASIILQLLTVVSPELKRLQKEEGEAGRKKITQYTRYGTVLITIVQGFAIATGLESMSSPTGAPMVLFSGIGFKVMTILTLTAGTVFLMWLGEQMTEKGIGNGISLIIYAGIIAGLPAAVINTVQLMTVGEITLFILLFLLIVMVATLAFIVFMERGQRRIPIHYAKRQQGRRMFGGQTTHLPLKINTAGVIPPIFASSILMFPATLAQFSNNEYLQDFSSMMSPDTILYNILFIGIIIFFCYFYTAIMFDPKGIAENIQKQGGFIPGIRPGNSTREYIDKVLARITLWGAFYVSAVCVLPMILISKFSVPFYFGGTSLLIVVGVAMDFMGQIESYMISRQYEGLMGKGNKLKGRR, from the coding sequence ATGTCAGGAGTTGATAATATTGCCCGGTTGCCGGAGTTGCGTAACAAGCTGCTCTGGACGTTCGCACTGCTCGCTGTCTACCGGATGGGCATTCACATACCTATTCCCGGCGTCGATAGTGCTGCGCTTACTGAGTTTTTTGCTCAGGCGCAAAACACCCTCTTCGGCGTATTTGACATGTTCTCGGGCGGTGGACTCAGCAAAATGTCCATCTTCGCTCTGGGTATCATGCCGTACATATCGGCCTCGATCATCCTTCAGCTTCTGACTGTGGTCAGCCCTGAGCTGAAACGTCTTCAGAAAGAAGAAGGCGAGGCCGGACGCAAGAAGATCACCCAGTACACCAGGTACGGGACAGTGCTCATTACCATCGTGCAGGGCTTTGCCATTGCCACGGGTCTTGAGTCCATGAGCAGCCCCACGGGCGCGCCCATGGTGCTGTTCTCCGGCATAGGATTCAAGGTGATGACCATCTTGACCCTGACCGCCGGAACCGTCTTCCTGATGTGGCTGGGCGAACAAATGACTGAAAAAGGGATCGGAAACGGTATCTCGCTCATCATCTACGCAGGTATCATCGCAGGCCTTCCCGCTGCCGTGATCAACACAGTGCAGCTGATGACCGTGGGCGAGATCACCCTGTTCATCCTGCTCTTTCTCCTTATCGTGATGGTCGCCACCCTGGCGTTTATCGTGTTCATGGAGCGGGGGCAGCGTCGGATTCCGATCCATTATGCCAAGCGTCAGCAGGGCCGACGCATGTTCGGCGGGCAGACCACACATCTGCCGCTCAAGATCAACACCGCCGGTGTTATTCCGCCGATCTTTGCATCAAGCATCCTGATGTTCCCTGCAACGCTCGCTCAGTTCTCGAACAACGAGTATCTGCAGGACTTCTCGTCCATGATGAGTCCTGATACCATTTTGTACAATATATTGTTCATAGGTATCATTATCTTCTTCTGCTATTTCTACACGGCGATCATGTTTGATCCCAAGGGAATTGCGGAGAATATTCAGAAGCAGGGCGGCTTCATCCCGGGCATCCGTCCGGGCAACAGCACCCGCGAATACATTGATAAGGTTCTGGCCCGCATCACCCTGTGGGGCGCCTTCTATGTGTCTGCGGTCTGTGTGCTGCCCATGATTCTGATCAGCAAGTTCAGCGTACCGTTTTACTTCGGCGGCACTTCGTTGCTGATCGTTGTCGGCGTTGCCATGGACTTCATGGGACAGATCGAGTCCTACATGATCTCTCGTCAGTACGAGGGCTTGATGGGCAAAGGCAACAAGCTGAAAGGCAGGCGCTAG